One segment of Spinacia oleracea plastid, complete genome DNA contains the following:
- the matK gene encoding maturase K → MEEFQRHIELDRSWQHNFLYPLIFQEYIYAFAYDHGLNKSILLENSGNSKYSLLLVKRLITRMYQQNHLILSANDSNQNVILGHKHKKNLYSQMITEGFAVIVEVPFSLLLISSLGEKEIVKSHNLRSIHSIFPFLEDKLLHLNYVLDILITYPAHLEILVQTLRYWVKDASSLHLLRFFLYEYRNLNSLITPKELISFLKKRNQRLFLFLYNLHVCEYESLFVFLCNQSSYLRPTSFGALIERIYFCGKLKYLVKVFTKDFGVILWIFREPFPHYVRYQGKSILASKGTSLLMHKWKYYLIYFGQCHFSVWSQPKRLYINRLSNHSLDFMGFLSRVRLNSSVIRSQMLKNSFLIENISKKFDTVVPIIPLVGSLAKAKFCNVLGHPISKSVWTDLSDSDILDRFGRICRNISHYYSGSSRKKSLYRIKYILRLSCARTLSRKHKSTVRAFLKRLGSEFLEEFFTEEEKALSLILPRDSSISRGLYRGRIWYLDIICIHNLANDE, encoded by the coding sequence ATGGAAGAATTCCAAAGACATATAGAACTAGACAGGTCTTGGCAACATAATTTTTTATATCCACTTATCTTTCAGGAATATATTTATGCATTTGCATATGATCATGGTTTAAATAAATCGATTTTGTTGGAAAATTCAGGCAACAGTAAATACAGTTTACTGCTTGTAAAACGTTTAATTACTCGAATGTATCAACAGAATCATTTGATTCTTTCTGCTAATGATTCGAATCAAAATGTAATTTTGGGGCACAAGCACAAAAAGAATTTGTATTCACAAATGATAACAGAAGGGTTTGCCGTCATTGTGGAAGTTCCATTTTCCCTACTATTAATATCTTCCCTAGGGGAAAAAGAAATAGTAAAATCTCATAATTTGCGATCAATTCATTCAATATTTCCCTTTTTAGAGGACAAATTATTACATTTAAATTATGTGTTAGATATATTAATAACTTACCCCGCCCATCTCGAAATCTTGGTTCAAACTCTTCGCTACTGGGTGAAAGATGCCTCTTCTTTGCATTTATTACGATTTTTTCTTTATGAGTATCGTAATTTGAATAGTCTTATTACTCCAAAGGAATTGATTTCCTTTTTGAAAAAAAGGAATCAAAGATTATTCTTATTCCTATATAATTTGCATGTATGTGAATACGAATCCCTTTTTGTTTTTCTCTGCAACCAATCCTCTTATTTACGACCAACATCTTTTGGAGCCCTTATTGAACGAATCTATTTCTGCGGAAAGCTAAAATATCTAGTAAAAGTTTTTACTAAGGATTTTGGAGTTATCCTATGGATTTTCAGAGAACCTTTCCCACATTATGTTAGGTATCAAGGAAAATCAATTCTGGCTTCAAAAGGGACATCTCTTCTGATGCATAAATGGAAATATTACCTTATCTATTTCGGGCAATGTCATTTTTCTGTGTGGTCTCAACCAAAAAGACTCTATATCAATCGATTATCAAACCATTCCCTAGACTTTATGGGTTTTCTTTCAAGGGTGCGACTCAATTCTTCAGTAATACGGAGTCAAATGTTAAAAAATTCATTTCTAATAGAGAATATTAGTAAGAAGTTCGATACCGTAGTTCCAATTATTCCTTTGGTTGGGTCATTGGCTAAAGCGAAATTTTGTAATGTATTAGGGCATCCCATTAGTAAGTCGGTCTGGACCGATTTATCAGATTCTGATATTCTTGATCGATTTGGACGTATATGTAGAAATATTTCTCATTATTATAGCGGCTCTTCAAGAAAAAAAAGTTTGTATCGAATAAAGTATATACTTCGACTTTCTTGTGCTAGAACTTTGTCTCGTAAACACAAAAGTACTGTACGTGCTTTTTTGAAAAGATTAGGTTCAGAATTTTTAGAAGAATTCTTTACAGAGGAAGAAAAAGCTCTTTCTTTGATCTTACCAAGAGATTCTTCTATCTCACGGGGATTATATAGAGGGCGTATTTGGTATTTGGATATTATTTGTATTCATAATTTGGCCAATGATGAATGA